From Pyxicephalus adspersus chromosome 7, UCB_Pads_2.0, whole genome shotgun sequence, a single genomic window includes:
- the NDUFB10 gene encoding NADH dehydrogenase [ubiquinone] 1 beta subcomplex subunit 10, translated as MPGEVDRDVYPEPPRQTPVHQYLSSLPDPLIVINGVFNFVIDKPVTIFHDWMIRQREKNKIYYYHRIFQRVPDLSQCLEDDILCRFEAEMQWRRDVQVDREIVKIMRERYMACITREGANAQQNCLGIKEEYAQACRGYKSRYDDLGANGNARRCLMKQKARMIEERKAAAAAEA; from the exons ATGCCTGGCGAAGTGGATAGAGATGTGTACCCGGAGCCCCCAAGGCAGACCCCGGTCCACCAATACCTCTCATCCCTCCCTGACCCGTTGATAGTCATTAATGGCGTTTTTAACTTTGTGATTGACAAGCCGGTTACTATCTTCCATG ACTGGATGATACGTCAGCGAGAGAAGAATAAAATTTATTACTACCACCGGATATTCCAGCGTGTCCCCGACCTGTCCCAGTGTCTGGAAGATGATATACTGTGTCGGTTTGAAGCTGAGATGCAATGGAGGAGAGATGT CCAAGTTGATCGTGAAATAGTAAAAATTATGCGTGAACGGTATATGGCATGCATTACTAGAGAAGGTGCCAACGCTCAGCAGAACTGTCTGGGGATAAAGGAAGAATACGCTCAAGCCTGCAGAGGTTATAAATCCAGAT ACGATGACCTCGGTGCAAACGGCAATGCCAGGAGATGTCTAATGAAGCAGAAAGCGAGGATGATCGAAGAGCGGAAGGCTGCCGCGGCAGCAGAGGCCTAG